In a genomic window of Pedobacter sp. KBS0701:
- a CDS encoding prolipoprotein diacylglyceryl transferase → MLLKALSVFPFQFEFSGTQYHYHYIFETLAFIIGVRLYYYYKKGIVDQISDENRLWIMLGAMLGALIGSRVVAVLETPEVINHLTFSILYQSKTIVGGLLGGLFGVELIKKIIGVKVASGDIYVIPILVALIIGRIGCFSMGIDEPTYGIPTHLFTGMDLGDGIPRHPIMLYEIVYLVLLIFLFNRLKHKELINGDRFKLFMVLYFFFRFLIEFIKPYQPLFLNLSSIHWSALFIFIYYYRFIIRISKKIAAKK, encoded by the coding sequence ATGCTACTAAAAGCCCTGTCAGTCTTTCCATTTCAGTTCGAATTTTCTGGTACCCAATACCATTATCATTATATTTTCGAAACGCTCGCATTTATAATTGGTGTCAGGCTTTATTACTATTATAAAAAAGGCATTGTAGATCAGATTTCTGACGAAAACAGGCTGTGGATTATGTTGGGAGCCATGTTAGGCGCGCTGATAGGCTCGCGGGTTGTAGCAGTACTCGAAACTCCTGAAGTAATCAATCACCTGACGTTTTCAATTTTATATCAAAGTAAAACTATCGTTGGTGGCCTGCTTGGAGGGTTGTTTGGCGTAGAATTAATAAAAAAGATAATTGGTGTGAAGGTTGCCTCTGGGGATATTTACGTAATCCCCATTTTAGTGGCGCTGATTATCGGACGCATCGGCTGCTTTTCTATGGGAATTGATGAGCCAACCTATGGTATTCCTACCCATCTTTTTACAGGGATGGATTTGGGCGATGGTATACCCCGGCACCCCATTATGCTTTACGAAATAGTTTACCTCGTGCTTTTGATTTTTCTTTTTAACCGCTTAAAGCATAAAGAACTGATCAATGGCGACCGCTTTAAACTATTTATGGTATTGTATTTCTTTTTCCGCTTTTTAATCGAATTTATTAAGCCATACCAACCATTATTTTTAAATTTAAGCAGCATTCATTGGTCTGCATTGTTTATTTTTATTTATTATTATAGATTCATCATCAGGATTTCTAAAAAGATAGCTGCTAAAAAGTAA
- a CDS encoding radical SAM protein — protein sequence MANTRDYIYYDYTKSLCPECLQLCDAKIVFQDAKVFMLKNCRTHGDSKVMIADDVEYYKQIRNYNKQSEMPLKFNTKVHYGCPYDCGLCTDHEQHSCLTVIEVTDRCNLACPTCYAMSSPNYGRHRTLEEIERMMDVVVANEGEPDVVQLSGGEPTVHPDFFKILDLAKTKPIKHLMVNTNGIRIAKDINFVEKLASYMPDFEIYLQFDSFSPEVLTKLRGEDLTEVRRKAIDHLNEFNVSTTLVVTLQNGLNDHEIGDILDYALKQKCVRGVTFQPTQVAGRNDDYNDQQGRITLTEVRRKIYEQYPTFTPQDLIPVPCNPDALCMAYALKIGDEVIPMTHLINPEDLLNNSKNTIVFEHDEKLKEHMLNLFSTGVSVDCAEDTFGELMCCLPRVKSDSLSYDNLFRIIIMNFMDPLDFDVRAVKKSCVHIVSDKYKMVPFETMNIFYRDNKIDLIREKLNMN from the coding sequence ATGGCCAATACCAGAGATTATATATACTACGATTATACCAAGAGCCTTTGTCCGGAATGTTTACAGCTTTGCGATGCGAAAATTGTTTTTCAGGATGCTAAAGTGTTTATGTTGAAAAACTGCAGAACGCATGGTGATAGTAAAGTGATGATTGCTGATGATGTTGAATACTACAAGCAGATCCGGAATTATAATAAACAATCGGAAATGCCGCTTAAGTTTAATACCAAAGTGCATTACGGTTGTCCTTACGATTGTGGCTTGTGTACTGATCATGAACAACATTCGTGTTTAACCGTAATAGAGGTTACTGATCGTTGCAACCTGGCCTGTCCGACTTGCTACGCCATGTCGTCGCCAAATTATGGCAGGCACCGTACGCTGGAAGAAATAGAGCGCATGATGGATGTTGTAGTGGCCAACGAGGGCGAGCCTGATGTGGTTCAGCTTTCGGGTGGGGAGCCAACAGTTCACCCTGATTTTTTTAAGATTTTAGATCTCGCAAAAACCAAACCCATTAAACACCTGATGGTGAATACCAACGGGATCAGGATTGCCAAGGATATTAATTTTGTGGAAAAACTGGCAAGTTATATGCCTGATTTTGAAATCTACCTGCAGTTTGATAGTTTCAGTCCCGAAGTATTAACAAAGCTAAGGGGCGAAGACCTTACCGAAGTGCGAAGAAAAGCGATCGATCATTTAAATGAGTTTAATGTATCTACTACTTTGGTAGTAACTTTGCAAAACGGGTTGAATGATCATGAAATTGGCGATATTTTGGACTATGCATTAAAGCAGAAATGTGTTCGCGGCGTTACTTTCCAACCTACTCAGGTTGCCGGAAGAAATGATGACTATAACGATCAGCAGGGAAGAATCACCTTAACTGAGGTACGAAGAAAAATTTATGAGCAATATCCAACCTTTACCCCACAGGATTTAATTCCTGTGCCATGTAACCCTGATGCATTATGTATGGCTTATGCTTTAAAAATTGGTGATGAGGTGATCCCGATGACACATTTGATCAATCCCGAAGATTTGCTCAACAATTCAAAAAATACCATCGTATTCGAACACGATGAAAAATTGAAAGAGCACATGCTCAACTTGTTTAGCACAGGTGTTTCTGTAGATTGTGCCGAAGATACCTTTGGCGAATTGATGTGTTGCCTGCCCAGGGTAAAATCAGATAGTTTAAGTTATGATAATTTATTTCGGATCATTATCATGAATTTTATGGACCCGCTGGACTTTGATGTGCGTGCAGTTAAAAAATCATGTGTGCACATTGTGAGCGATAAATATAAAATGGTTCCTTTCGAAACCATGAATATCTTTTACCGCGACAATAAAATAGATCTGATCAGGGAAAAATTAAATATGAACTAA
- the pheT gene encoding phenylalanine--tRNA ligase subunit beta, translating to MKISYNWLKQFVQIDKTPQELSLILTNVGLEVESVEKVQPVVGGLEGLVIGEVLTCVQHPNADRLRITTVNVGGKENLQIVCGAPNVGAGQKVVVATVGTTVYPLEGEPFKIKESKIRGELSQGMICAEDEIGLGKSHDGIMILAEDTEIGIRAKDHFKMDDDFVFEIGLTPNRADAASHLGVARDLAAYFRSEYEMPDLSAFKTDNENLVIPVEVEDLAACPRYSSLTISGVTVQESPDWLKDKLKVIGLRPINNVVDITNYVLHGLGQPLHAFDADKISGGKVIVKKVAEGTPFVTLDDVERKLSADDLMICNAETPMCIAGVFGGKSSGVDANTKNIFLESAYFNSVSVRKTSKRHGLKTDASFRYERGTDPEITVTALKYAALLIKELAGGEISSSISDIYPNPIKPFEFEVSYTNINKLIGANIPSAEIKHIITALGISATNTSDDTLALRVPSFKVDVTRECDITEEVLRIYGYDNIEIPSKVNASLSYSIKPEKENTHNVIADMLTSNGYAEIMCNSLTKSAYSKNLDEAVFILNPLSSDLNVMRQNLLMPALESVAYNQNRKNADVKFYEFGKTYHLIDEQYVERPRLLLLISGAKQSEQWNHNAKPATFYNLKSAVDAIVSRLGITSYQSDDLNDENFAYGIKYFRGDKTLVSFGAASKADRKVADVNAEVFYADFDWATLLDIVRKNKIVHRDVSKYPQVRRDLSLLIDQNVTFDTLKGIAFKTDKKLIKEVGVFDVYVGDKLPEGKKSYALNFILQDEEQTLTDKQIEHTMQKLIANLTAQAGAEIRK from the coding sequence ATGAAAATATCATATAACTGGTTAAAACAATTCGTACAAATTGATAAAACACCTCAGGAACTTTCGTTAATCCTTACCAACGTTGGTTTAGAAGTAGAAAGTGTAGAAAAAGTGCAGCCTGTTGTGGGCGGTTTAGAGGGTTTGGTCATCGGCGAAGTATTAACCTGTGTTCAGCATCCCAATGCTGATCGTTTGCGCATTACTACGGTTAATGTTGGCGGTAAAGAAAACCTGCAGATTGTATGCGGTGCTCCAAATGTAGGCGCCGGGCAAAAAGTAGTAGTAGCCACAGTAGGTACAACGGTATATCCTTTAGAAGGAGAACCTTTTAAAATCAAAGAATCAAAAATCAGGGGAGAACTTTCTCAGGGAATGATCTGTGCCGAAGATGAAATTGGTTTGGGTAAATCGCATGATGGGATTATGATCCTTGCCGAAGATACCGAAATAGGTATCCGTGCAAAAGATCATTTCAAAATGGATGATGATTTTGTTTTCGAAATCGGATTAACACCAAACCGTGCCGATGCGGCTTCACATTTGGGTGTGGCGAGAGATTTAGCGGCTTATTTCAGAAGTGAATATGAAATGCCTGATCTTTCTGCTTTCAAAACCGATAACGAGAATCTTGTGATTCCGGTAGAGGTAGAAGATTTGGCTGCCTGCCCGCGTTATAGCAGTTTAACCATTTCGGGTGTTACCGTACAAGAATCGCCAGACTGGTTAAAAGATAAATTAAAGGTAATTGGTTTACGCCCGATCAACAATGTGGTTGATATTACCAATTATGTGCTTCATGGTTTAGGTCAGCCGCTACATGCTTTCGATGCTGATAAAATTAGTGGTGGAAAAGTAATCGTGAAAAAAGTTGCTGAAGGTACTCCTTTTGTAACCCTTGATGATGTTGAACGTAAACTAAGTGCTGATGATTTAATGATCTGCAATGCCGAAACTCCAATGTGTATTGCAGGTGTTTTTGGAGGGAAATCATCAGGTGTGGATGCCAATACTAAAAATATCTTTTTAGAAAGTGCTTACTTCAATTCCGTTTCTGTTCGTAAAACATCGAAAAGACATGGTTTAAAAACTGATGCCTCTTTCCGTTACGAGCGGGGTACCGATCCGGAGATTACAGTTACTGCCTTAAAATACGCGGCTTTATTGATTAAAGAATTAGCAGGTGGTGAAATTTCATCCTCAATTTCTGACATTTATCCAAATCCTATCAAACCGTTCGAATTTGAAGTAAGTTATACCAATATCAATAAATTAATCGGTGCAAATATCCCTTCAGCCGAAATCAAACACATTATTACCGCTTTGGGTATTTCGGCAACCAATACTTCTGATGATACTTTAGCTTTAAGAGTACCATCGTTTAAGGTGGATGTAACACGCGAGTGCGACATTACAGAAGAGGTATTACGTATTTACGGTTATGATAATATCGAAATCCCTTCAAAGGTAAATGCATCGCTTTCTTATAGCATTAAGCCCGAAAAAGAAAATACGCATAATGTAATTGCAGATATGCTCACTTCAAATGGCTATGCTGAAATTATGTGTAATTCGTTGACTAAATCAGCTTATTCCAAAAATTTAGATGAAGCGGTATTTATTTTAAATCCCTTAAGCAGCGATCTAAATGTAATGCGTCAGAATTTATTGATGCCTGCTTTAGAAAGTGTAGCTTACAACCAGAACCGTAAAAATGCGGATGTGAAGTTTTACGAATTCGGTAAAACATATCATTTAATCGATGAGCAGTATGTAGAGCGCCCAAGGTTGTTATTGTTGATTTCGGGAGCTAAACAAAGCGAGCAATGGAACCACAATGCTAAACCGGCTACTTTCTATAATTTAAAATCAGCAGTGGATGCCATTGTATCACGTTTGGGTATTACAAGCTATCAGTCTGACGATTTAAACGATGAAAACTTTGCTTACGGAATCAAATATTTCCGTGGAGATAAAACCCTGGTAAGTTTCGGTGCGGCTTCAAAAGCCGACCGCAAAGTGGCTGATGTAAATGCTGAGGTATTTTATGCTGATTTCGATTGGGCAACCTTATTAGATATTGTAAGGAAAAATAAAATCGTACACAGAGATGTTTCTAAATACCCGCAGGTTCGTCGCGATCTTTCATTGTTGATTGATCAAAATGTAACCTTCGATACCTTAAAGGGTATTGCATTTAAAACCGATAAAAAGCTGATCAAGGAAGTTGGTGTATTCGATGTATATGTTGGTGATAAATTACCAGAGGGGAAAAAATCGTATGCCTTAAATTTTATTTTGCAGGATGAGGAACAAACCCTAACCGATAAGCAGATTGAGCATACCATGCAGAAACTAATCGCGAATTTAACGGCACAAGCTGGTGCAGAAATTAGGAAATAA